A stretch of DNA from Phenylobacterium koreense:
CAGAGCCCGGACCCATGCGGGCCCGAGGCATGCCGCCCGTCCAGCCGCTGATCTGCTATGAGGCGCTGTTCCCACGCTTTGCCGAGAACGCCGCCGTGCGGGCCGGCCTGCGTCCGCGATGGCTGCTGAATGTTTCGAACGACGCCTGGTTCGGCGCGACCAGCGGCCCGTGGCAGCATCTCAACATCGCCAGTTATCGCGCCATCGAGAATGGCCTGCCCATGGTGCGCTCGACCCCGACCGGCGTTTCGGCGGTCATTGACGCCTATGGCCGCGCGCCTGCCGAGCGCCGCCTGGGGCTTGGCGCTGTCGGGGTCATCGATGCGCGCCTGCCGCCCGCGATTTCAGCCACACCCTACAATTTTATCGGCGAAACGGCCTTCGCCATGATGTTGCTCCTTTCCTTAGCCATTGTCGGATTTCGACATTTAGGTCGGCGATAAAGAGCGGAATTGACGATTTGGTCAGGTTTTTGACGCGTCAGTCGAGGCTCGGCAAGGGTGAGCCCAAATGGTCAAAGACCCGGACACTGTCCCCAATCCTATCGATGTCCATGTCGGCCTGCGGATTCGTCTTCGGCGCAAAGAACTCGGCGTAAGCCAGGAAAGGCTGGCCGAGGCGATTGGGCTCACCTTTCAACAGGTGCAGAAATACGAGCGCGCGGCAAACCGCGTCTCCGCTTCGAAGCTGTACGAAATGGCCCGCGCTCTGGACACCTCCACGGCCTATTTCTTCGAAGGCCTCGCCGACACCAAGTCTACGGCGCCCAGCGAGCCGGCTGGCGGCCAGGCCCACATGCAGGCCTTTCTGCTGACCTCCGAAGGTGTGGAACTGGCCAACGCCTTTCCGAAAATCGCGCCGGCGCGGGTGCGCCGCCGCATCCTCGATCTCGTCCGGGCGATGGTCGATGAAGAGGCGCAGGCCGAGGACTAGTCAGGGCGGCACCTTCAGCCGACGCGCGACGCCGCTTGCGGGATATAAAGATTTCCTTATAGGTTCCGACCAACGTCCAATATGGCGCCGCCATGGGCCGCGGCGCGCCCGTTTCACCGGAGCTACCACTTGAGCCGTTCGTCCTACATCTTCACCAGCGAAAGCGTGTCCGAGGGCCACCCCGACAAGGTGGCCGACCGTATCTCCGACACCGTGGTCGATGCGTTCCTCGCGGCCGAGCCCGAGGCCCGCGTGGCCTGCGAGACCCTGGTGACCACCAACCGCATCGTGCTGGCCGGCGAAGTTCGCGCCGGCAAGCCGGGCGCTTCCAAGGCCGAAAACAAGGCCATGACGAAGGAAATCCTCGCCAGCCTGGAGCCCAAGGTGCGCGCCGCGGTGAAGGACATCGGCTACGCTCAGAAGGGTTTCCACTGGGAGAAGGCGAAGTTCTCGAACTTCCTGCACGCCCAGTCGGCCGACATCGCCGTCGGCGTCGACTCGACCGATAAGAAGGAAGAGGGCGCGGGCGACCAGGGGATCATGTTCGGCTACGCCTGCGACGAGACCCCGTCGCTGATGCCGGCGACCCTGCAGTACTCGCACGACATCCTGCACAAGCTGGCCGAGGTGCGTCATTCGGGCGAATGCGAAGCGCTCGAACCGGACGCCAAGAGCCAGGTGACCCTGCTCTATCAGGACGGTCGCCCGGTCGAGGTGCTGAAGATCGTCGTCTCGACCCAGCACAAGAAGAAGATCGGCGACCAGACCGCCAATTCCAAGCGCATCGCCGCCCTGATCCGGCCCTATGTCGAAAGCGTCATTCCGGACGGCCTGATCACCAAGAAGACCAAGTGGCACGTCAACCCGACCGGCCGCTTCCTGATCGGCGGGCCGGACGGCGACGCGGGCGTCACCGGCCGCAAGATCATCGTCGACACCTACGGCGGGGCGGCTCCGCACGGCGGCGGCGCCTTCTCCGGCAAGGACCCGACCAAGGTGGACCGTTCGGCGGCCTATGCCTGCCGCTATCTGGCCAAGAATGTCGTCGCCGCGGGCCTGGCCCGCAAGTGCACGATCCAGATCAGCTACGCCATCGGCGTCTCCGATCCGCTGTCCTTCTATGTCGACCTGCACGGCACCGGTCAGGTCGATCCGGCCAAGCTGGAACTGGCTCTGCCGCAGATGATCGGCGGCGCGACGCCGCGGGCGATCCGTGAGCACCTGGGCCTCAACCGCCCGATCTACGCGCGCACTGCGGCCTATGGTCACTTCGGCCGTACGCCGGACAACGAAGGCGGCTTCTCCTGGGAGAAGACCGACCTGGTCGAGCAGCTCAAAGGCATCGCCTGACCCTGGCGCGGCGGCCGGCTTTTCGAGCCGGCCGTTGCGATGTAGAGGGCGGCGATGGAAGACGCCGCTCACCCCCTCCTCCGGTCCTACGGCCGGATCAAGTCACGTCCGATCAAGCCGCGCCAGGCCGCGCTGGTCGAAACCCTGCTGCCCTCTATCCGGCCGCCCGAGGGGCCGTTCGACCCTCGCGAACTGATGCCGGGGGCCGCGGAGGCCTGGCTGGAGATCGGCTTCGGCGGCGGCGAGCACATGGCCAGCCAGGCGGCTCGCCGGCCCGACGTGCTGATCGTCGGCTGCGAGCCGTTCCTCAACGGCGTGGCCAGCGCCGTGCGGCACGTGGACGAGCAGGGGCTTTCCAACGTCAGGATTCACGACGGAGACGCGCGGGAACTCGCCGCCCGGATGCCGACCGGCTGCTTGTCGCGGGTCTTCATCCTGTTCCCGGACCCCTGGCCCAAGGCGCGGCATCACAAGCGCCGTATCGTCCAGCCGGAGATGGTCGCCGAACTGGCGCGGCTGCTGAAGCCAGGCGGGCGGCTGCGGTTCGCGACCGATGTCGCCGGCTACGCCGACTGGGCGCTGGAGCGCATCCTGGCCTCGCCGGACTTCGACTGGACAGCCGAGCGCGCCGACGACTGGCGGGTTCCGCCGGCCGACCACATCACGACACGTTATGAGGAAAAGCGCCTGGGCGACTGCGAGCCGGTGTTCTTCGACTTCGTGCGGCGCTGAGGGTGACGGCGGGCGCGTGGCCCGCCGCCTCATTTCGACTTACTGGCCCTTGCCGGCGGCCTTGGCGCGCTCGATCCCCTGGCGGATCAGCTCACCGGTCTCTTCCGGATCGGCCCAGCGGACGATCTCGACGCGCTTGCCCTTCTCCAGGTCCTTATAGTGCTGGAAGAAGTGGGCGATCTGCTCGGTCAGAATCGCCGGCAGGCTGCGCCAGGAATCCACGCCGGCGTAGAACGGGTGCAGCTTGTCCACCGGAACGGCCAGGACCTTTTCGTCGCCGCCGGCCTCGTCGACCATCATCAGGGTGCCGATCGGACGCACGCGGATCACCGCGCCGGGAACGACCGGAGTCGGTCCGACCACCAGCACGTCCATCGGGTCGCCATCGTCCGACAGGGTGTGCGGGATGAAGCCGTAGTTGCCGGGATAGTACATCGCCGTATGGAGGAAGCGGTCGACCATGATGGCGCCGCTCTCCTTGTCGAGCTCGTACTTCACAGGCTCGCCGCCCTGCGGAATTTCGATGATGGCGTTGACGTCGTACGGCGGGTTCACGCCGACGGGAATCTTGGAGATGTCCATAGGGAGGGAAGGACCTTGCGACACTGAAAGTTTTAGCGCCGCGTCTGTGAACCATTCGGAGCCTCACGAAAAGGGGCGCCGACCCCGATCGAGCGCGAAAGCTGCAATTCGCTCCGCAAATGCGCCCGCCCCGCGGGGGGCTGACAAAACGCAGGTCCCGCGCTATATAAGCCTCACATCGTCCGTTAGCGCTGGATAGCGCATACGAGCGGCAGGCTTCGGCCCAGCCGCTTTTTTGTTGCCGGAGAGCAGCCAAGCTTATGCGTGGCAAGACCGCTGAAGACCGCCGACTCCTGGAACTTCTCGACCCCGTCGCGGAGGCCGCAGGTTATGAGATCGTGCGCCTGCGCCTGATGGGCGGGGACAGCGCCCGTCGCCTTCAGGTGATGGCCGAGACGCCGGAAGGCGAGATGGTCGTCGAGGACTGCGCGCGGCTGTCGCGGGCGATCTCCGAAGTCATGGACGCCGCCGACCCCATCGCCGGGGAATATACGCTGGAGGTCTCGTCCCCCGGCGTCGACAGGCCGCTGACGAGGCTGAAGGATTTCGCCAACTACGAAGGCCATGACGCGCGGATCGAGCTCGACCGCGTGGCCGAGGGGCGCAAGCGCTTCCGCGGTATATTGGCCGGGGTCGAGGGCGACGCCGTGGGCATCGACCTGGAAGGCGAAGACTCCACCGCCATGATCCCGTTCTCCTGGATCGTGGATGCTAAACTCATCCTGACCGACGCGCTGATGAAGCGCGGCGCGGACGAACGCGCCGCCCGCCTGAGCGCCGAGGCCGATCAAGAAACACCCGAGTAAGAGGACGCAGACCGATGAGCCTGACCGGCATTTCCGCCAACCGGCTTGAGCTGTTGCAGATCGCCGAGGCCGTGGCCCGGGAAAAGTCGATCGACAAGGAGATCGTCATCGAGGCGATCGAGGAAGCGATCCAGAAGGGCGCCCGCGCGCGGTACGGCGCCGAGCACGACATCCGGGTACGCATCGATCCCAAGACCGGCGAGATGACCGTCAAGCGCGTCATCACCGTGATCCCCGACGACGCCGTGTTCGAGAGCGAGGACGGCCTGGCCGAGGAGCCGGTGGGCGTGCGCCGCCTGGCCGACGCCCTGCGCGACGACAAGGACGCCTTTGTCGGCAAGACCTACGAAGAGATCCTGCCGCCCTTCGAGTTCGGCCGCGTCCAGACCCAGATGGCTCGCCAGGTGGTGACCGGGAAGGTCCGCGAAGCCGAGCGCGAGCGTCAGTACGAAGAGTTCAAGGATCGCGTCGGCGAGATCGTCAACGGCGTCGTCAAGCGCGTCGAATACGGCAACACCGTCGTCGACCTGGGCCGTGGCGAAGGCATCATGCGCCGCGACCAGTCGATCCCGCGCGAGAACTTCAACATCGGCGACCGGATCCGCTGCTACATCTACGACGTCCGCCGCGAGACCAAGGGCCCGCAGATCCTGCTCAGCCGCGCCCATGGCGGCTTCATGGCCAAGCTGTTCGCCCAGGAAGTGCCGGAAGTCTATGACGGCGTGATCGAAATCCGCGCGGTGGCCCGCGATCCGGGTTCGCGCGCCAAGATGGCGGTGGTGTCGAACGACTCCTCGATCGACCCGGTCGGCGCCTGCGTCGGCATGCGCGGTTCGCGCGTGCAGGCGGTCGTGGCCGAGCTGCAGGGCGAGAAGATCGACATCATCCAGTGGAGCCCGGACGAGGCGACCTTCATCGTCAACGGCCTGGCCCCGGCCGAAGTGTCCAAGGTCGTCATGGACGAAGAGGACGAGCGCGTCGAAGTCGTGGTGCCGGACGAACAGCTGTCCCTGGCCATCGGCCGCCGCGGCCAGAACGTCCGCCTGGCCTCCCAGCTCACCGGCTGGCAGATCGACATCATGACCGAGAGCCAGGAGAGCGAGCGCCGTCAGCGCGAGTTCACCGAGCGCACGGCCCTGTTCCAGGAAGCCCTGGACGTCGACGAGGTCATCGCCCAGCTCCTGGTCACCGAAGGCTTCGCCTCGGTCGAGGACGTGGCCTATGTGGACGCCTCGGACATCGCGGCCATCGAAGGCTTCGACGAGGACACCGCCGAGGAAATCCAGACCCGCGCCCGCGAGTACCTCGAGAAGGAAGCGGCCGAGTACGACGCCAAGCGCAAGGCCCTGGGCGTCGAGGACGGTCTGCTGGAGATCGAGGGCGTGACCCTGCCGATGGCCGTGGCCCTGGGCGAAGGCGACGTGAAGAGCGTCGAGGACCTGGCCGGCCTGATCCCCGACGACCTGCGCGGCTGGTTCGAGACCCGCGACGGCGAGCGCGTGCGCGAGCCGGGCATCCTCGAAAGCTTCAATCTCGACGCCATGGACGCCGAGGCCCTGATCATGCGAGCCCGTATCGCCATGGGTTGGGTCGAGGTGCCGGAGCCCGAGCTGGAGCCGGAAGCCGAATACGCCGAGGGCGAGTACGAAGCCGCCCCCGAGGAAGAAAGCCCGGAGGCGTAAGACCTGGTGACCGCCCCCTCCGTCAACGCGGCCGCGAGAGCGACGCCCCGCACCCTCGCCCAGGCGGCGCGGGAGCGGCGGGATATCGTCTCCGGCCAGGTGATGGGGGAGGGCGCCCTGGTTCGCTTTGTCGCGGGCCCCGAGGGGCTGGTCGTTCCCGATCTCGCCGCCAAGCTGCCCGGACGCGGCATGTGGGTCGCCGCCGACCGCGTCTCGGTGGAAACCGCGGCCCGCAAGGGCCATTTCGCGCGGTCCGCCAAGGCCAAGCTGGCGGCCCCGGCCGACCTCGCCGATCAGGTCGAGGGCCTGCTGCGCCGTCGGCTTCTGGAGAGCCTCGGGCTTGCGAAACGGGCCGGGGAGCTTATCTCCGGATACGAAAAGGTCGCCGCGGCGCTGAACGCCGGTAAGGTGGCCTGGCTGGTCGAAGCCGCCGACGGCGCGGCGGACGGCCGCCGCAAGATCCTTAATGTGGCCCGCAAGTCACCTAACCCCCCTCAGGTCCTCGGACTCTTCAACGCCGAGGAATTGGGTTTGGCCTTGGGGGCGGAGAATGTGATACACACCGCCTTCCTTGCGGGGCGCGGCGCCGATCATTGGACGAGAGACGTCCGGAGATTGGCTGGCTTTAGCCCGCTCCTTCCCGAGAGTTGGCGCGAGGAGAGGCCTTCTGAGGCGGGCGGAACCTGACACGGTTTCGCGCGCCTAGAGCTATTGGAATGTCCGTGGTCGGGGCCGCCCCGATCGATATGTAAAGCGAGCGCATGAGCGACGAGAACGACAACGGCCGGACGCCCGGAGGGCGAGCTCCCCTGACCCTGAAGCCCCGTGGGGCCGGATCGGTCAGTGCGGGCACGGTGAAGCAGAGCTTCAGCCATGGCCGGTCCAAGACGGTGGTCGTGGAGACCAAGCGCCAGCGCACGCATGCGTCGCCGGCCGGGAACCTTGCTGCCCCGTCTTCGGCTGAACGCCGCGCTTCCTCGCCGCAGTCCGCCGGGCCGCGCCCGAGCCAGGGACCGTCCGGCGACGGCTCCGGCCTTTCGGCGGAAGAACAACGCGCCCGTCAGCGCGCGATCGAACTCGCCCGCGAGCATCAGGCCCGCCAGGCGGCCGAACAGCGCGCCCGCGAGGAACGCGCTCGCGCCGAAGCCGAGGCCGCCCGCGCCGAGGCTGCGAAGGCTGCCGCCGCCGCCAAGGCCGAGGCCGCCGCTGCGGCCGCCCCGCCGCCGGCGCCTGCCGCTCCGGCTGCGTCCGCTCCCGCGGCGCCTGCCGCGCCGGCCGCTCCGGCTCAGGAAGCCCCCCGTGCGGCGGCTCCGCAGGCTGCTGCGCCTGCGCCCCGCGCCGAGGCTCCGGCCCGCCAGGACGCGCCGCGGTCGGCCCCCGGCCAGACCCGCACCTACGAACCTTCGCGCGAACGCCGCGACGATCGTCCGACCACGACGACCTATCGTCCGGAGCGGACCCGCGAGCCGGGTCGCTACGAGAATATGAACTTCGGCCAGCGCGCGCCGCGCGCCGATGCGCCTCGCCCGCCCCGCGACGATCGTGGCGGTCCGCGCGGCGATCGGACCGGTGGCGGCCGCCCGCAGGGCGACCGTCCGCAAGGCGATCGCCCGCGTCCCAGCGGCGAGCCCGTCCGCTATTCGGCCCTGTCGCCGCGCCCCGCGCCCGGCGGCGGCCGGCCCGGCGATCGTCCGGGTGGCCCGCGTCCGCCTCGCGGCGCGGCTCCCAACGCTCCGCCTGCGACTCCTGAGATTCAACGTGCGACCCGTCAGGCCCCGCGGCCCGGCGGCGAGGCCCGTCGTCCCGACGATGAAGAGGATACGCGCCGCAAGACCCCGACTGCGCCCAACAAGGCGATCAGCCGGGTCAAGGGCGCGGCTCAGCGGCGCGAAGGGCGCCTGACCATCCAGGCCGTGGCCGGTGACGACGAGGGCGCCGTCGAGCGTATGCGTTCGCTGGCCTCGGTCCGCCGGGCGCGCGAGCGTGAACGTGAGAAGCGCAAGGGCGGCGGCCAGGAACAGGCCCGCGTGGCCCGCGAAGTCGTCATCCCGGACGTCATCACGGTGGCCGAACTGGCCAACCGCATGGCGACCCGCGGCGTGGAGATCATCAAATTCCTGATGCGTCAGGGCGTGATGCTCAAGATCAACGACGTCATCGACAACGACACCGCCGAACTGGTGGCCACCGAATTCGGCCACACCGTCCGCCGCGTCTCGGAAGCCGACGTCGAAGAAGGCTTCCTCGGCGAAGAGGACGTGGACGATCATCTGGTCCCGCGCCCGCCCGTCGTGGCGGTCATGGGCCACGTCGACCACGGCAAGACCTCGCTGCTGGACGCCCTGCGTTCGGCGGACGTGGCGGCCGGCGAGCACGGCGGCATCACCCAGCACATCGGCGCCTACCAGGTTCGCCTGGCCAGCGGTCAGGCCGTGACCTTCCTGGACACCCCCGGCCACGCTGCGTTCTCCGCCATGCGGGCGCGCGGCGCTGACGTCACGGACATCGTGGTCCTGGTGGTCGCCGCAGACGACGGCGTCATGCCGCAGACGGTCGAGGCCATCCAGCACGCCAAGGCGGCCGGCGCCCCGATCATCGTGGCGATCAACAAGATGGATAAGCCCGACGCCAATCCGCAGCGGGTGATCAACGAGCTGCTGCAGCACGAGATCGTCGTCGAAAGCCTCGGTGGCGACACCCAGGTGATCGAGGTCTCGGCGCTGAAGAAGCAGGGCCTCGAGAACCTGATCGAGGCGATCCTGGTTCAGGCCGAGATAATGGACCTGAAGGCCAATCCGGACCGCACTGCGGACGGCACGGTCATCGAGGCCAAGCTCGATCGCGGCCGCGGCGCGGTTTCGACCGTGCTGGTCAAGCGCGGCACCCTGAAGCGTGGCGACATCGTCGTCGCCGGCGCCAATTTCGGTCGCGTGCGGGCCCTGCTGAACGAGCGCGACGAGCAGCTCGATGCGGCCGGTCCCTCGGTGCCGGTGGAGATCCTCGGCCTCGATGGGGCTCCGACCCCCGGCGAACCCTTCGCCGTGGTGGAGAGCGAGGCTCGCGCCCGCGAACTGACCGAATACCGGACCCGCCTGAAGCGCGAGAAGGCCGGTTCGCCGGTCGCCGCCGGCGTGACCATGGCCGACTTCATGGCCAAGCTTCAGGACAAGAAGGTCTCGGAGCTGCCGGTCATCATTAAGGCGGACGTGCAAGGCTCGGCCGAGGCCATCGTCGGCTCGCTCGAAAAGCTGGCCACCGACGAAGTCCGTGCGCGGATCATCCTCTCGGGCGCCGGCGCGATCAGCGAAAGCGACGTCACCCTGGCCAAGAGCTCGGGCGCGCCGATCATCGGCTTCAACGTCCGCGCCTCGAAGCAGGCGCAGGCGCTGGCCGAACGCGAGGGCGTCGAGATCCGCTACTACGCGATCATCTACGACCTGATCGACGACATCAAAGGCGTGCTCTCGGGCATGCTGGCGCCGGAACAACGCGAGACCTTCCTGGGCAACGCGCGGGTCCTGCAGGTGTTCGACATCACCAAGGTCGGCCGCGTCGCCGGTTGCCGCGTCACCGAAGGCGTGGTTCGCCGTGGCGCTCGCGTCCGGATCATCCGCGAGGACATCGTGGTGCTCGAACTCGGTACGCTCAAGACCCTCAAGCGCTTCAAGGACGAAGTCGCCGAGGTGGGCTCCGGCGTCGAGTGCGGGATGTTCTTCGAGGGCTTCCAGGACATCAAGGAAGGCGACGTCATCGAGTGCTTCAATCTCGAAGAAGTGGCCCGCAGCCTCTAGATCGCCGTCTTTGGCGCGAAGATCAGGCCCCCGGGAAACCGGGGGCCTTTTTCGTGGTCGGGCCCGTTCATAGTACGCGTCCGGCTTGTCGCAGGGCCCGTAGCTTGGGATACGACATGCTCCGCCATCCGCAACAACCGGTCCGCTGATGAGAAACCTGCTTTTTGCGTTCGCCGTCTTCGCGCTGGCCGCCTGTGCGACCACCCAGCGTTATGACGCGGCCGCCGACGTCCATGCCCTGCTGGTGTCCATTCGCGACAACGACAAGGCGACCTTCGACAAGCACGTGGACCGCGAGGCCCTGAAGCGGCAGGTCGAGTCCCGGATGCTGGCCGAAGCGCGCAAGACCGGCGGCGACGAACTGGCGGCCCTCGGCGCGCTGATCGCGCCGGCCCTCGCCGAGGCCGCCAGCGAGACGTTGATCCAGCCGCGGACCTTCCGCGCTGTCGCCGAGTACTACGGCTATGGCCCCTCGACCCCGATCCCGAACTCCCTGGTCATCGGCGGCCAGTTGAAGACGGTCGGGGAGGGCCAGGTGTGCGCACCCCGCAAAAAGAACGGTCCATGCCTGCTGACTTTCACCCGCGAGGACGGGGTCTGGCGGCTCTCCAGCTTCGATGGCGATCTTTCCATGCTGCGGACCAAGGGCTGACGGGCCTAACTCCTCGCGGCGACCTTACGGGAGGAGCGCATGGGCTACGCATCGGCGCTGGCCGCATACGAGAAGTTCCGGTTCGACGACGGCCGATGGGCCCGCGACGTCTATCGGCGGGGGGTGGGGCCGGCGGTCATCGTCATTCACGAGATGCCAGGCCTGCACCCGCAGGTGATCCGGTTCGCCGACCGGGTGGCCGCGGCCGGCATGACCGTCTATTGCCCCCATCTGTTCGGCGAGCCGGGCCGGCCGGCGAACCATCCGCTGGGCGTGCTGACCATGCTGGGCGGGGTCTGCATCCGCCGCGAGTTCAATGTTTGGGCCAGCGACCGGTCGAGCCCGATCGTGGACTGGTTGCGGGCGCTGGCGCGCAAGGCCCACGCCGACAGCGGCGGCAGAGGCGTCGGGGCGGTCGGGATGTGCTTCACCGGCGGCTTCGCCCTGGCGATGATGACCGAGCCGTCGGTCGTCGCTCCGGTGCTGTCCCAGCCTTCGCTGCCCTTGGGCGCCAGCCGGCCGGAGAAAGCGGCTGGCGTCGGCGCTTCGCCGGCGGAGGTCGCCTGCGCCCGCCGCCGCTTCCAGGACGAGGACCTCTCGATGATCGGCCTGCGGTTCCACGGCGATCCCTTCGTGCCGGATGCGCGGTTCGAGACCTACCGGCGCGAATTCGGCGATCGGTTCGAAGCGATCGAGATCGATCCGAAGGACGCTGCGCCTGGCGGCCTGAAGCATCCGCACTCGGTGCTGACCATCAATCTCGCCGAGGAGGGGCCGACCAAAGCAGCCGAGGCGCGGGTCATTTCGTTCTTCCGCGAGCGGACCGGAGCGGCGTGAGCTTCGGGGTGGACTTCGCGTCGTGGGACGCCTAGAAGCCCGCCCTTCTCCTGAGCCGCCGCGTCCGATCCGCGCGCCAGGGTCGTAAGAGGCGCCAGTTCAATGAAACGTACAACGTCCAAGGGCCGCCCCAGCCCGGTGGGCCCATCCCAGCGCCAGTTGCGCGCCGGCGAGCTTATTCGCCACGCCCTGGTGGAAATCCTTCGCGAGGAAGACTTCGAGGACGAAGCCCTGGTGGGCGTCTCGGTGACCCTCACCGAGGTGCGCATGAGTCCTGACCTCAAGCACGCGGTCTGCTTCATCGAACCGCTCGGCGGCGAGCATGCGCCGGAGGTGGTCAAGGCGCTGAACCGCCACTCCAAATTCCTGCGCGGCCGGCTGGGGCGCGAGATCGACATGAAGTTCACGCCGGACCTGAAGTTCCTGCACGACGAGAGCTTCGACGAGGCCGAGCGGATCGGGCGGCTGTTCGACGACCCGAAGGTGCGTCAGGACCTGACGCCTCAGCCGCCCTCGGACTCCTGGAAGGATGAAGACTGATGGCGCGTCGCCGCAAGGGTGAGGCCGTCTCCGGCTGGATCAACCTGGATAAGGCCTACGACCTGGGTTCGACCCAGGCGGTGAGCCGCGTCCGGCGCATCTTCAACGCCCAGAAGGCCGGCCATGCGGGCACCCTCGAC
This window harbors:
- the rbfA gene encoding 30S ribosome-binding factor RbfA; its protein translation is MKRTTSKGRPSPVGPSQRQLRAGELIRHALVEILREEDFEDEALVGVSVTLTEVRMSPDLKHAVCFIEPLGGEHAPEVVKALNRHSKFLRGRLGREIDMKFTPDLKFLHDESFDEAERIGRLFDDPKVRQDLTPQPPSDSWKDED